CCACTCAAACTACTTTTTTATAAAGTTACTTTTCATAACTTGTTTTTTAGGTTGCAGCCTATTTCCGTTTTCAGTTTTAAAGGCACAAGTACAAGATTCTATTCAGGTTGGAAATGTTATTCAAGACCCTTTACTTGAAATTGAAAATGTTGCCACTATTTCTGAGTTAGATATTGAAGATACACTTTCTTTGGCAGAAGTCTATGAAGTGATTTTTCAATATCATCCACTTATTCAGAAAGCAAAACTAATTCCTGCACTTGCTATGCAAGATATTAGAAAAGCAAGAGGTATGTTTGACCCAACTCTAATGGGTGAATGGACAGAAAAACAATACAAAGAAACTCAGTATTACCAAAAAATACATGCTGAAATAAAAGTACCTACTATTTTGGGTTTTGATTTAAAGGCTGGATATGAAAATAATTCGGGTAAATATTTGAGCAATGAATCAACTGTTCCCTCAGAAGGACTTTTTTATGCAGGAATCGAACTTCCTTTGCTTCGAAACCTAATTTTTGATGAGCGAAGAGCAACACTACGAAAAGCACAAGTTTTTGCAGAAATGGCTCAAGCCGATCAGCAAAAAGAAATCAATAAATTATTTTTTAGTGTAGCAAAAGCCTATTGGGAATGGTATGCAGCGTATGAGAGTTTGAAGGTAGCAGAAGAGGGAATTGAAGTAGCTGAGTTTCGATTTGAAGGTGTCAAGGATGCTTTTGAGTATGGAAAATATCGTGCTATTGATACTACAGAAGCGTTAATGGAACTTCAAAAACGAAAAGTAGAACGACTGCAAGCTCTTGTAGATTTTGAAAAAACTCGCCTTGCTCTTTCGGGTAATATTTGGTCAGAAGATGGAGAAGCACTATTTATAAAACCTACAATTGCACCTTCAAATATGGGAAGTCAGATAGAAAAGTTTGACCTTCAAAATATGTTGGCTATGGCTGCCGAATTTCATCCTGAATTATTGAAGCAAACTTTCAAACTCAATACACTTAAAATAGACAGAAAGTTATATCAATTTTCTTTGATGCCCCAATTAGATTTATCGTATAAACCTATTCTTTATCCACGGAAAGCCGATAATTTGGCTCTTACAGAGGATTATAAATTTGGTCTGAAACTCTATGCCCCTTTATTTTTAAGGAAAGAAAGAGCTAGTTTTGCTATGGCAAAAATAAAGATTCGTCAGCAAGAGTTAGATTTGAATTTTACACAAAGGGATATTCAGATTGGTGTCGAACAGGCTTATATTCAAGTTAATCGTTTGGCGCAAATGGTCGAATTACAAAAACAAAATGTTCAAAATTCCCTAATCATGCGTGATGGAGAACAAACACTTTTTCAGTTAGGAAGTAGCACTGTTTTTTTGATAAATTATAGAGAGCGTTATTATCTTGATGCCAAATTAAAGCTCATTCAATTAGAAATGAAATATGCAAAAGCAAAAGCAGAACTACTTTGGAATAGTGGGCAGAATGAATTTGTAGATTTGAGAAATCAAGATTAAAATCCACCTTTCTTCCTTTTGAATTTGCGTTTTTCTTTACGTTCTAGCTTTTTGAGTTCTCGTTTGCTCATGGCTGCTAAATCATCTAACCTTTTCTTGTGTTGGATGGCTTCTTCTAATGAAATATCTTCTTCTAAAGTATGAATTGTTCCTTTGGTTTGGATAGCAATATCCCAATATTCTGGGCGAATAGCATCAATTTCTTCTGTTCTGGCAATCAAAATATGAACAGGTATTTCAGATTCTGTAAGTTCTTCTAAAAGTTGTATATCACGCACACTCGCCATATTATCAGCAATCAAAACTAATGATTTTGCTTTTGGATAGTTTTTTTGTGCATAAATCAAGGCTTCAATGTCATTTTCAGGAAAATCGCCTCCTGTTCCTGCTGCTTTTGATTCTTCCATCATTTGCAAGGCTTCGTCAGTATTTCCTGTTTTGGTAGCATAAATTCCTCCTGTACTTCCTATTTTTTTTTCTTTATTAGGTGTATCATCGCCATCATTAAAAAAGACAAAATTTTGGATAGAAGAAGTATCACTTTGGGAATTTTTTTGATTGTGCCATAATAAAACAGGTGTCGCAAAGTGATACATACTTGCTGTCCAATCACAGACTACAACAACATCTTTCCAATCTTGACGATCAAAAACTTGATAGGTAGAATTAGGTTTTGGTTTGCCTTCTTTTATAAAAGTAGCTTCTTCAGATTCATTATTATAAGCAAAGGTTGGAACTGGAATTTCAGGATTTGGAGTATTAGGAATATTGGGAGTTTCAGGAACATTTTCTTTTTTGTTTTTTTGTTCCTCTTTCATTTTGTAGTAAACAACAAAACCGTGATATAATTCTTTTGCCTGTGAAGCTGTATTGACAACATGAGCCACAAACTCCCACTCAACATTAGTTTTAAACAATTGAGGAGCTGTTTTTTCAAGTTCTTCCAAACGAGCTAAGTTAAGTTTTCGCTGTTGAATTTCTTGAAAATTATTTGTTTTTGGATACTTTGAATACACAAGCTCTACACGATAAACCTCCACCTCATTAAGTAATTTTGAATGTGATGTATTGGTTACTGCAATTTTTCCAAAAGAAGTTGGGAATAAAAAAGTTCCTTCTACAGAAGTTGCTGGGTCATATTCTTGTGTTTCTCGTGTTTCTGCTTTCCCCATAATAAGAC
This is a stretch of genomic DNA from Bernardetia sp. MNP-M8. It encodes these proteins:
- a CDS encoding TolC family protein — protein: MNHSNYFFIKLLFITCFLGCSLFPFSVLKAQVQDSIQVGNVIQDPLLEIENVATISELDIEDTLSLAEVYEVIFQYHPLIQKAKLIPALAMQDIRKARGMFDPTLMGEWTEKQYKETQYYQKIHAEIKVPTILGFDLKAGYENNSGKYLSNESTVPSEGLFYAGIELPLLRNLIFDERRATLRKAQVFAEMAQADQQKEINKLFFSVAKAYWEWYAAYESLKVAEEGIEVAEFRFEGVKDAFEYGKYRAIDTTEALMELQKRKVERLQALVDFEKTRLALSGNIWSEDGEALFIKPTIAPSNMGSQIEKFDLQNMLAMAAEFHPELLKQTFKLNTLKIDRKLYQFSLMPQLDLSYKPILYPRKADNLALTEDYKFGLKLYAPLFLRKERASFAMAKIKIRQQELDLNFTQRDIQIGVEQAYIQVNRLAQMVELQKQNVQNSLIMRDGEQTLFQLGSSTVFLINYRERYYLDAKLKLIQLEMKYAKAKAELLWNSGQNEFVDLRNQD